Genomic DNA from Leptotrichia wadei:
TTGTCAATAATAATTTTAATATCCAGTCATATCCAAAAATTGGTTTCCCTAAAAAACTGTTTTCAATTAAATTTGTTCCAAGCCCAGTATATCGACCTTCGTGCAATAATAAAAGTATTATGCTAAGAAAAATTCCAATAATAAAAATTCGATAATATGGATTTTTAATTTTTTCTGCAGCAAATTTTTTCAAAAAACTTTGTAAATAAACAAATAAATTTCCAGCAAATCCAAAAATTATTCCTAAAATTGCAAATTTTACAAATGTCGTTGGAGTTATTGATAAAGTTGTATTCACAATGTGAGTAAACTTTTCCAGTCCTAGAAAAGATGAAGTCCAACTAGCAGTAAATGCTGCAACAACAGCTGGAAGCAAAGCATATAACTGCAAATTTCCCAATGCTAAAACTTCTAAACCAAAAAATAACGCTGCAATCGGAGTCTGAAACAATCCACCAAAGCCTGCCGCCATTCCTGTTACCAAAAAAACTTTAGACTTATCAGGAAAATTAAAGTACTTATTAAATCTATGAGAAAGCGTCGCTCCCAGCTGCACAGCAACCCCTTCACGCCCAGCACTTCCCCCAAACAAATGCGTAATCCAAGTCGCAACCGTCAGAATCGGAACAAGTCTTAAAGGAATCTCCTTCTCAGTCCCATGACCAACTTCAAAAATTAGTCCCATCCCCTTACCAGTTTTCCCAGCAAATTTTTGATAAATAAAAACAATTAAAAGTCCTGCCAAAGCCAAGAAAGGCACAAAATAATACAAATATTCCTTCCGAATATCTCCAATCCAAATCAATCCTCTTCCAAAAATCGTATCAATTATTCCAACAATAAAACCAATAATAATACCTGCTATTATCAATTTTAAATACAAAAAATATGAATGCTGATAACTTTCTTTTATATTTTTTAACACTCAACTTCTCCTTTCTAAAATTTATTAACATCAAATTGTTTATACTAGGTTCCGTTTAAAATTATATTATTTGCTGACAAGAGAATCTTGATCCTTGCAAAAAAATTTATAACTAGCTCGCTGTTTAAATAAGAAATAGTATAAACCTTTTATCAAATTTTATCATATTCTTTTCAACTATAATAGTTTTATTTTAATTTTTAAATCAAATATTTTAGAGAAATAAAAAAAGCTATTTGATATAACTATTAAAATTATATAAACAGCTTTTTTATATTAAACTTTTTTACTTTTCAGTATATGATTAAATTTTTCCAACAATTAAAATTTTTTATAATAATATAAAATCCTTTGCTTTAAAATTTTTATTTTCCAAATTTTAAATACAGTTTTCTAAACAAATCTATTATTCTTCAATAGAACCATGACCAGTACTTTTTAATGTACAGCTCTTATCTTTTCCATTTTCTGTGTAAACAGCATCATTTCCTTTCATGTGAATTGAAATATTTCCATCAGAATATTTTTCTCCACTTGCAGCTGATGTAGAATTTAAATTATAGATACTTCCATAACCATCAGCTAATTTTACTTTATCTGTTGAAAGATTTTCAACTGTTATATCTTGGTAACCATCACAGCTAAATTTTCTTAATAAATTTCCACTTGCAGCTTTATTTGAGTTTCCGCTATTTGAATTTGAATCGCTTGTTAAATTACAGCTTTCATCATTTCCACTTGCTGTAAATACAGCATCATTTCCTTTTATTTGAATAGAAACTCCGTTACCTGAATATAATTCTCCACTAGCAGATCTTGTCAATTTTAAATTGTAAACTTTTCCGCTATCATCTGTCAATCTAACTTTATTTGTTGAAAGATTTTCTACTGTTACGTTTCTGCTGCTGCAGCTAAATTTTCTTGTTAAATTTTTAGAAGTTACTGCTGTTTTATTTACAGCTTTTTTTCTAGAAGTTTTTGATACAGCTGAATAACCAATAGAACCGATAGCCAATACTCCAATTAAAGTTGCTAAAATCATTTTTTTTGTAGATTTCATAATAATCACTCTCTCTTTTCTTCAATCTTTTATATTTATTTTTTGAAATTTTTGATCCTTTTAATCTCTCAAATTTCAGTATGAGTATACTACAAATTACTTTGTTTTTAATATTAAATCAATTATAATTTTAATAGTTTTACAATTTATATAAAGATAACTAGATAAGCAATATTTGTTACCTGTGCAATCTTCGCTTAAACTCTTCCTTATACGATTTGTAGGCATATCGCAACATTATGCTTAAAATAAATAATGGAATTGAAGAAAATATGCTCCAAGTCATTTTTTTGCTTATAATTAATTCTAAAACTAAAAGAAATATTCCAACAAAAAAAATAAAAAAATTCAATATTTTCATCCTATCACTTTTATGTTTATCCCATACATACGAGAAAACAAAGCTAATAAGATAAAATACAAAAACAATAGGAATTCCACGTCCTATGCTCCAAGTTAATTTTTTATCTCCAAAATCAAGTATAAGAAAAAAAACTGTAAGACCAGTCAATATCAAAAATAAATTTGTTCTCATTCTATAAGAGTCTAAAAATACAAATAATCCCAAATCAAAGACTAAAATAGATGGAATCGCATAATATCCCCATTCAAGTTTCCCATACATTATCAAATTTTGAAAAAAAACCTCCAATATTGAAATAATTGAAATTGTAAAAAATGATAGAAATATAGCTTTTTTCACTTTTTTCATCTTCATTTCATACAAATTTATATTAATAATCGGATATTCTCTTGCAAATTCTTCTTCCGTTTCCTTTATTTCAGGAACAGCCGTTTCACATAGCGGACATCTTTTCACTCCATCTTCCAGCTCTACTCCACACTTTATACAATACATTTTCATTTCCTTCTTTATTATTTTTTTTATAATATTCTCAATAATTAGTAATTATTTTAGATCTTATGCCTCTTTTTCTCAAATAAACAAAAAAATCCCTTTCAATATCATAATCTGCAGTTAAATTTCCAAAATTTATATAAACTTTTTGACTATCGCTTATAACTCCCATTTTTATTTTACATCTTTTACTTGGTGGTGGTAAAAATCTGAATCCCTTTAAATATTTTTCATATTTCTTATCAATTTTAAAAATTCCCAAATTGGAAAATCCTGTTGTATAGCCACGTTCTCCATAGTAATCAAATATAAATGGAAAAAATATTCGTTTTATCAAATATGGGACAGATTTTATAATTATATTTCTCATTGGATTCATCGCTTTATAAATACTTTTATAAAATTCTTTTTTTGTAATTTTCAAGGCAAAATAATTATCCAAATAAGTGATAATTTCAGATAGGGAATATGCTCCAAGGCTAGCATCTATACTTGGAGTTATATTTATAAAAAAATTCCTATATGTTTTTTCCTCAAAAATTCTTCGTAAATCAACTGGAACTCCAATAACAATCGGATTTTTTGCACTAGAATACCTATCCAGCAAAATTTTAAAATAAACCGCAAGTAAATATTTTCCAATTGTAGTTTTATGCTTTTTGCTTTCCATTTTTAAATCATCAATATAAATCTCACCAGTCGTAATATGATACTGTCCCTTCTCTAATATTTTCATTGGTAAATGAAATGCAGATTTTATCGTAGTTTCCTTACTTACTTTCCTCATATATTTTTCATAAAGATCAACATATTTATTTTCCTTTACATTATTTTCCTCATCATAATTTCCAAATATTTCTTCATTTTTTTTTAAAATCTTTTTTTTATTTTCTAAAAAACTTTTATTTTCAAAATTTTTAATTTTACTGCCTATCATTTTGGGAAAATCAATCATTTTTTTTAAATTTTTATCATTTACTAAATCTTTATTTTTTATTTTAAATTTATTCTTATCCTCACTCTTTCCATTATTTTCAACAATAATCCTCTTATTTTCAAAATTTTCATTCCTAATATTTTTAGAAAAATACTTCTTTTCTGTATATTCTTCAATTAAATCCTGAAAAAACAGCATTGCACCTTTCCCATCTGTTAAAAAATGTGCGATTTCTATTGACAATTTATTATTAAAATAAATTATTCGCAACGGATTATCTTTTTGTATATCCGTACAAGGATAAGTTTTTTCCTCCTCAATCATAAAATGAGTCTTCTTTTGCTGTAAATAATTCCAAAAAATACCTTTTTTCAATTCAGAATTATAAAACGGATACTTCTCTTCAAGTAAAATTACTACTTTTTCCAATATTATCAAATCAACATTTTCAGAAAACAATACTGAAAGTCTAAAACACGTTGTTCTTCCTTCACTAATTATCGAAGAATATGTCTTTGCAAAGGCATCCAGTTCATACCAAATTTTTTCATTTTTCACTTTTCCCTCCCTTCTTATTTTTTTTATTAGTTATTTATAAAAATTTATAATTTCATATTTTTATTAGAGATATTAGTGAACTACTCCCGCTTTTAGAAGCGGGAGCTTCTTGGGAAGTATCTGCTTTTGCTAGCCAAATATATTTACCAAGCTCTTCGGGCAGTTCCTGCCCTGTCTTCTTTTATTTTCCTAATATTCCAACATTGCTTTTCCAATGTTTTTTATATTCAATGCCGCATTATAATCTCTATCAATTTCAATCCCACAACATTCACATTTATAACTTCTTTCTGATAATTTCAGTTCCTCTTTAATATTTCCACATTTACTGCAAGTTTTCGACGATGGAAACCACTTATCTATCTTCAAAAATTGCTTTCCCAAAAACATCAGTTTATACTCAAGCATTCTCAAGAACATTCCCCATCCATTATCTCCTACACTTTTCCCAAAATTTAATGACTGGCTCATCCCTTTCATATTCAAATCCTCAACAACCACAGCATTGTACTCTTCAGATAATTTTTTCGATAATTTATGCAAGAAATCTCTTCGACAATTTTTGATATACTCATGAAGTTTTGATATTTTCGATCTTTGCTTATACCAATTTTTAGAAAATTTTACTTTTCTTGATAATGATTTTTGTAATTTTTTCAATTTTTTCTCCAACATCCTAAAATATCTTGGATAATCAGCCCTTTGGTTTTCAGAACTGATAAATAGTTCAGACATCGAAAAATCAAGTCCAATCACTTTATCATTACTTGGATTTTTTTGAATTTCTTTTTCAAATTCTGTCAAAACAGAAACATAATAATTTCCATTGCTATTTGTCAATGTTACTGACTTTATCTTGTAATCTTCTGTTATTTCTCTATGATATTTCAATTTTACTTTTTTCAATTTTGGCAAAACTAAATATTTATTTTCTTCAATTCGTATCGAATTGTTCACACAATTTGTCGTATAACTTTTAACACTAGTCTTTTTAGATTTGAACTTTGGAAACTTCGCTCTCTTCTGAAAAAAATTTGTAAACGATCGTTTTACATTCAATTGAGCATTTGAAAGTGCCAGACTGTCAACTTCTTTCAAAAATTGGTTTTCATTTTTCAAACTGGCAGGTGTAATTATTTTATTTTTTCCCGTTTCTTCATAAAATTTATTTGCAACATACAAAATCGTATTGTAAACAAAACGAACACATCCAAAAGTCTTATTTATCAATAATTCCTGCTCTTTATTTGGATAAATTCTGTATCTGAATGCTAAATTATATTTCATAAAATTACACCTCCTTTTGATTTTGAATATTATTTTTAATTATTTCTTTAGAAATTTATCATTAGTGATTTCTCTTCGATATTTTATACAAAAATTGTATCATAGACATATCCTTTTTTCAATTTTTTTACAAAAAAGCAATTCATCTCCCACTTGTAGAAAGCCTACGACTTCTTGCTATCTTTTTGTTAAAAATTATATTTCTAAATATTTTTTCAATTTTTCATAATTTTTTTTTGCAGTTTCATATCCAATATTATACACTTCAAAAAGTTTTTTCCGATTTTTCTCAATTCTTCCAAGAGTCAATCCCACTTCTGGGCGAATCACAAAAATTTCACTCTTTGCCTCCAATTCATCAATGTAATCAAGTTCCTTATTATATCTAATGTATCTCGTATTCATAAGTTCAACAAATTTAGGAAATTTTTTATATTTTACTCCTGTAATTCTACCTAAAGCACTTTGTTTTTTTCTATAACTTTTATCACGTGTCAAAATAACTACATTTTTTTTATTCCCATTTTCAATAGATTTTCTTATTGGTATCGAATCAGAAACTCCTCCGTCCAAATAAACATTGCCATTAATTTCAACCATTCTGGCAAGTAATGGCAATGAACTGGAAGCTCTTACATAAATTGTATCTTTATCAAAATCCTTAACTTCAGGATACTCTGCTTCTCCAGTTTCACAATTTGTAATTACCACCTGAAATTTTGTTTTGTTTTTCTTAAATGCTTCATTGTCAATTGGATTTAATTTATTTGGAATTTCATCATAAACAAAATCTACACCAAATAAATCTCCCGTTTTAATTAAGCTATAAAAACTACAATATCTTTTGTCGTCTAAATAATCTACCGACACGTTAAATGCCCTCTTATACTGTTTTGCCAAATAACTGCATGCATGGCAAGCTCCAGCAGA
This window encodes:
- a CDS encoding MliC family protein; this translates as MKSTKKMILATLIGVLAIGSIGYSAVSKTSRKKAVNKTAVTSKNLTRKFSCSSRNVTVENLSTNKVRLTDDSGKVYNLKLTRSASGELYSGNGVSIQIKGNDAVFTASGNDESCNLTSDSNSNSGNSNKAASGNLLRKFSCDGYQDITVENLSTDKVKLADGYGSIYNLNSTSAASGEKYSDGNISIHMKGNDAVYTENGKDKSCTLKSTGHGSIEE
- a CDS encoding DUF6320 domain-containing protein; this encodes MYCIKCGVELEDGVKRCPLCETAVPEIKETEEEFAREYPIININLYEMKMKKVKKAIFLSFFTISIISILEVFFQNLIMYGKLEWGYYAIPSILVFDLGLFVFLDSYRMRTNLFLILTGLTVFFLILDFGDKKLTWSIGRGIPIVFVFYLISFVFSYVWDKHKSDRMKILNFFIFFVGIFLLVLELIISKKMTWSIFSSIPLFILSIMLRYAYKSYKEEFKRRLHR
- a CDS encoding RNA-guided endonuclease TnpB family protein, whose product is MKYNLAFRYRIYPNKEQELLINKTFGCVRFVYNTILYVANKFYEETGKNKIITPASLKNENQFLKEVDSLALSNAQLNVKRSFTNFFQKRAKFPKFKSKKTSVKSYTTNCVNNSIRIEENKYLVLPKLKKVKLKYHREITEDYKIKSVTLTNSNGNYYVSVLTEFEKEIQKNPSNDKVIGLDFSMSELFISSENQRADYPRYFRMLEKKLKKLQKSLSRKVKFSKNWYKQRSKISKLHEYIKNCRRDFLHKLSKKLSEEYNAVVVEDLNMKGMSQSLNFGKSVGDNGWGMFLRMLEYKLMFLGKQFLKIDKWFPSSKTCSKCGNIKEELKLSERSYKCECCGIEIDRDYNAALNIKNIGKAMLEY
- a CDS encoding patatin-like phospholipase family protein, with amino-acid sequence MGEKTGLVLEGGGLRGIFTAGVLDFFLEKNIEFDSCIGVSAGACHACSYLAKQYKRAFNVSVDYLDDKRYCSFYSLIKTGDLFGVDFVYDEIPNKLNPIDNEAFKKNKTKFQVVITNCETGEAEYPEVKDFDKDTIYVRASSSLPLLARMVEINGNVYLDGGVSDSIPIRKSIENGNKKNVVILTRDKSYRKKQSALGRITGVKYKKFPKFVELMNTRYIRYNKELDYIDELEAKSEIFVIRPEVGLTLGRIEKNRKKLFEVYNIGYETAKKNYEKLKKYLEI
- a CDS encoding chloride channel protein, encoding MLKNIKESYQHSYFLYLKLIIAGIIIGFIVGIIDTIFGRGLIWIGDIRKEYLYYFVPFLALAGLLIVFIYQKFAGKTGKGMGLIFEVGHGTEKEIPLRLVPILTVATWITHLFGGSAGREGVAVQLGATLSHRFNKYFNFPDKSKVFLVTGMAAGFGGLFQTPIAALFFGLEVLALGNLQLYALLPAVVAAFTASWTSSFLGLEKFTHIVNTTLSITPTTFVKFAILGIIFGFAGNLFVYLQSFLKKFAAEKIKNPYYRIFIIGIFLSIILLLLHEGRYTGLGTNLIENSFLGKPIFGYDWILKLLLTTLTLAAGFQGGEVTPLFSIGASLGVVIGIFFGLPIEFVAAAGYISVFGSATNTLLAPIFIGGEVFGFNNLPFFVIIVIFAYLVNRKISTYGLQKNYFEEIE